The Microbacterium horticulturae genome has a window encoding:
- a CDS encoding GMC oxidoreductase — MSRVPTIAVVGSGPIGAAYARVLLEQLPDARLIMFEAGPQLTEVPGASVRNIADPDEKERARERSQGPQAGRYRESLGIPESVVAEGMFTARGGTYLLDFGGPGAAHATQFPAGAASTNVGGMGAHWTCATPSPSFSERVPFIGDEEWAGLLAEADRLLHVRTDAFADSAISRAISTQLADEFAGELPAGFGPSTLPVAGDPQADGTMVWAGADFVLGPLIEPGTSESSRFTLRDLTLVRRVEHDGTRVTGVTVEDLRTHEQETVPADVVVVAADAFRTPQLLWASGIRPAALGRYLTEHHVIISTVALDGARMSRLVSDDELAQELARRAQNPTDPVAAVNRIPFSEPDHPYSLQVMYAENPPFALDPEHPAAGNRWGYVNMGYGVRKHPRVEDGVRFDEDELDYRGLPNMTIEYALTEREESEIEQATALLRRAGGALGEFVAQPRLLPNGSSLHYMGTMRMGESDDGTSVADPYSRVWGYENLVVGGNGLIPTANTMNPTLTSVALAVRGARQLADDLTSNREEEHA, encoded by the coding sequence ATGAGCAGAGTCCCCACCATCGCCGTCGTCGGCAGCGGGCCGATCGGCGCCGCCTACGCGCGGGTGCTCCTCGAGCAGCTGCCCGATGCCCGCCTGATCATGTTCGAGGCGGGGCCCCAGCTGACCGAGGTGCCCGGCGCGAGCGTGCGCAACATCGCCGACCCTGACGAGAAAGAGCGCGCTCGCGAGCGGTCGCAGGGGCCGCAGGCCGGCCGGTATCGCGAATCGCTCGGCATTCCCGAGTCGGTCGTCGCCGAGGGCATGTTCACCGCCCGCGGCGGCACGTACCTGCTCGACTTCGGCGGTCCCGGGGCAGCGCACGCGACGCAGTTTCCTGCGGGAGCGGCCTCCACCAACGTCGGAGGCATGGGCGCCCACTGGACGTGCGCGACTCCGTCGCCGTCGTTCAGCGAGCGTGTGCCGTTCATCGGCGATGAGGAGTGGGCAGGCCTGCTCGCTGAAGCCGACCGGCTGCTGCACGTGCGCACCGACGCCTTCGCCGACTCGGCCATCTCACGGGCGATCTCGACGCAGCTGGCCGACGAGTTCGCCGGCGAACTGCCCGCGGGCTTCGGACCGAGCACTCTGCCGGTCGCCGGCGACCCGCAGGCTGACGGCACCATGGTGTGGGCGGGGGCCGATTTCGTGCTGGGGCCGCTGATCGAGCCCGGCACGTCCGAGTCGTCGCGGTTCACCCTGCGCGATCTCACGCTGGTGCGGCGGGTCGAGCACGACGGAACCCGCGTCACCGGCGTCACGGTCGAAGACCTGCGCACGCATGAGCAGGAGACGGTGCCGGCCGATGTGGTCGTCGTCGCCGCGGACGCCTTCCGGACGCCGCAGCTGCTCTGGGCCTCGGGCATCCGCCCCGCGGCGCTGGGCCGCTATCTCACCGAGCACCACGTGATCATCAGCACCGTCGCTCTGGACGGGGCACGGATGTCGCGCCTGGTCAGCGACGACGAGCTCGCGCAGGAACTCGCACGGCGCGCGCAGAACCCCACGGATCCGGTGGCGGCCGTCAACCGCATCCCGTTCTCCGAACCCGACCACCCGTACTCGCTGCAGGTGATGTATGCCGAGAACCCGCCGTTCGCGCTCGACCCCGAGCATCCCGCCGCCGGCAACCGATGGGGATACGTGAACATGGGGTACGGGGTCCGCAAGCATCCCCGTGTCGAAGACGGCGTGCGGTTCGATGAAGACGAGCTCGACTACCGCGGGCTGCCGAACATGACGATCGAGTACGCGCTGACCGAGCGCGAAGAGAGCGAGATCGAGCAGGCCACCGCGCTGCTCCGTCGCGCGGGAGGCGCGCTCGGCGAGTTCGTCGCCCAGCCGCGCCTGCTGCCGAACGGATCGAGCCTGCACTACATGGGCACGATGCGGATGGGCGAGAGCGACGACGGCACCTCGGTCGCCGACCCCTACTCACGGGTGTGGGGGTACGAGAACCTCGTCGTGGGCGGCAACGGGCTCATCCCGACCGCGAACACCATGAACCCGACCCTGACCAGCGTCGCCCTCGCCGTGCGCGGTGCACGACAGCTGGCCGACGACCTCACATCGAACAGAGAGGAAGAGCATGCTTGA
- a CDS encoding peptide MFS transporter — protein sequence MSETKESHGSTDTRFFGQPWALAHLFGVEMWERFSFYGMQGILLIYLYYSVTRGGLGIDQGVAGGIVGAYGGAVYLSTILGAWIADRMLGSERVLFISAIVIMCGHIALALLPGLAGVAVGLILVAVGSGGLKANATAVVGTLYDTDDDRRDAGFSLFYLGINLGAFFGPILTGLLQSTLGFHWGFGLAAVGMALGLVQYSFGRKQLPEQARHVPNPLPRNRYVWVAAIAAVAIVLIAVLVLVGVIRAENLSTIVIMGTVVAAIAYFAVILSSRRIDATERSRVWGFLPLFITSVAFWSLYQQQFTVLTVYSDKRLDRNLFGFEMPVSWVQSINPIFIIILSGVFAAIWTRLGHRQPSTPVKFALAAIIMGGAFLLFLPFAGGGPNSTPLLAIVGILFVFTVAELLLSPVGLSVATKLAPASFQTQMVALFFLSVALGTAISGWLVQFYDPNNEVPYFSILGLIAVLVGIGLWLGSKPVLALMKGVR from the coding sequence ATGAGCGAGACCAAGGAATCGCACGGGAGCACCGACACGCGCTTCTTCGGACAGCCCTGGGCCCTCGCCCACCTGTTCGGCGTCGAGATGTGGGAGCGGTTCAGCTTCTACGGCATGCAGGGCATCCTGCTCATCTACCTCTACTACTCGGTCACCCGCGGGGGTCTGGGCATCGACCAGGGCGTCGCCGGCGGCATCGTCGGTGCCTATGGCGGGGCCGTGTACCTGTCGACGATCCTGGGTGCGTGGATCGCCGACCGCATGCTCGGCTCCGAACGCGTGCTGTTCATCAGCGCGATCGTCATCATGTGCGGGCACATCGCGCTGGCCCTGCTCCCGGGACTGGCCGGCGTCGCCGTCGGCCTGATCCTGGTCGCGGTCGGATCGGGCGGGCTGAAGGCCAATGCGACGGCCGTGGTCGGCACGCTGTACGACACGGATGACGACAGACGGGATGCCGGATTCTCACTGTTCTACCTCGGCATCAACCTCGGCGCGTTCTTCGGTCCGATCCTCACCGGTCTGCTGCAGTCGACGCTCGGATTCCATTGGGGCTTCGGCCTGGCCGCGGTCGGCATGGCCCTCGGCCTCGTCCAGTACTCGTTCGGCCGCAAGCAGTTGCCCGAGCAGGCGCGACATGTGCCCAACCCGCTGCCGCGCAACCGCTACGTGTGGGTCGCGGCGATCGCCGCGGTCGCGATCGTCCTGATCGCCGTGCTGGTGCTGGTCGGGGTCATCCGCGCCGAGAACCTCTCGACGATAGTGATCATGGGCACGGTGGTCGCCGCCATCGCCTACTTCGCGGTGATCCTGTCGAGCCGTCGCATCGACGCGACCGAGCGCTCGCGGGTCTGGGGCTTCCTGCCGCTGTTCATCACGAGCGTCGCTTTCTGGTCGCTGTACCAGCAGCAGTTCACGGTGCTGACCGTCTACTCCGACAAGCGTCTGGACCGCAACCTGTTCGGCTTCGAGATGCCGGTCTCGTGGGTGCAATCGATCAACCCGATCTTCATCATCATCCTGTCGGGTGTGTTCGCCGCGATCTGGACGCGCCTGGGCCACCGCCAGCCGTCGACCCCGGTGAAGTTCGCGCTGGCCGCCATCATCATGGGCGGCGCGTTCCTCCTGTTCCTCCCGTTCGCCGGCGGCGGGCCCAACTCGACGCCGCTGCTGGCGATCGTGGGCATCCTGTTCGTGTTCACGGTCGCCGAGCTGCTGCTGTCTCCGGTCGGACTCTCGGTGGCGACCAAGCTCGCACCCGCGTCGTTCCAGACGCAGATGGTCGCGCTGTTCTTCCTCTCGGTGGCGCTGGGCACGGCGATCTCGGGCTGGCTCGTGCAGTTCTACGACCCGAACAATGAAGTGCCGTACTTCTCGATCCTCGGCCTCATCGCCGTGCTGGTCGGCATCGGGCTGTGGTTGGGCAGCAAGCCGGTGCTCGCCCTCATGAAGGGCGTGCGCTAG
- a CDS encoding sugar phosphate isomerase/epimerase family protein — protein sequence MSTDNLPFGLGVSLYSYTEDIGVTMTVEDCIEDVADLGASGLEILGEAHIRDYPNPSTAWIDAWHARNERLGLTPTLYGSWLDTRRFPGRGMTVAEGAQQLELDLRLAAQLGFSFVRPKIGVISEDLRVDPIWSEAVERNLELAGELGIVICPEIHWPTVIKSPVVEEYLEFKERTGTTQFGLLIDTGVFDVQRFARRGGGAAFQMGTGSARPPEVPFVPVSDLAEVMEHVVYFQAKFYEIEDDLTDLYIPWRQILDVALDAGYTGWFSSEYEGHHELYRAADQLRRQHALIRQVAAERG from the coding sequence ATGAGCACCGACAACCTGCCGTTCGGCCTCGGAGTCTCCCTGTACAGCTACACCGAAGACATCGGCGTGACGATGACAGTGGAGGACTGCATCGAGGATGTCGCGGATCTGGGCGCCAGTGGATTGGAGATCCTCGGCGAGGCGCACATCCGCGACTACCCGAACCCGTCGACCGCGTGGATCGACGCGTGGCATGCCCGCAACGAGCGGCTCGGCCTGACGCCGACGCTGTACGGCTCGTGGCTGGACACGCGCCGCTTCCCGGGACGCGGGATGACCGTGGCCGAAGGGGCGCAGCAACTCGAGCTGGATCTGCGCCTGGCCGCGCAGCTCGGCTTCTCGTTCGTGCGGCCGAAGATCGGCGTGATCAGCGAGGACCTCCGCGTCGACCCGATCTGGTCCGAGGCCGTCGAGCGCAACCTCGAGCTCGCCGGCGAACTGGGAATCGTCATCTGCCCCGAGATCCACTGGCCCACGGTCATCAAGTCTCCCGTGGTGGAGGAGTACCTCGAGTTCAAGGAGCGCACGGGCACCACCCAGTTCGGCCTGCTCATCGACACCGGCGTCTTCGACGTGCAGCGCTTCGCCCGCCGCGGCGGCGGCGCGGCGTTCCAGATGGGCACGGGGTCGGCGCGACCCCCGGAGGTGCCGTTCGTGCCCGTCTCGGACCTTGCCGAGGTCATGGAGCACGTCGTCTACTTCCAGGCGAAGTTCTACGAGATCGAGGACGACCTCACCGATCTCTACATCCCCTGGCGACAGATCCTCGATGTCGCTCTGGACGCCGGCTACACCGGCTGGTTCTCGAGCGAGTACGAAGGACACCACGAGCTGTACCGCGCGGCCGACCAGCTGCGTCGCCAGCACGCGCTGATCCGGCAGGTCGCCGCCGAGCGGGGGTGA
- a CDS encoding C-glycoside deglycosidase beta subunit domain-containing protein, translating to MLEEPLIQAAGFHNTGPEDAPTGFQLRVRSPYYRGMWGNLLDKPTVIVDGEEFDGDDIRWTLPTGDYSFAELQTSTDARWPMDEAAVLTVPKAGGLARGIHDVTFVLRVRMSYIPEELQPSIWTAKRKAVIVR from the coding sequence ATGCTTGAAGAACCGCTCATCCAGGCCGCGGGGTTCCACAACACCGGACCTGAAGACGCCCCCACGGGGTTCCAGCTGCGCGTGCGCAGTCCCTATTACCGCGGCATGTGGGGCAACCTGCTCGACAAGCCGACGGTCATCGTCGACGGTGAAGAGTTCGACGGCGACGACATCCGCTGGACCCTGCCCACCGGCGACTACTCGTTCGCCGAGCTGCAGACCTCGACCGACGCGCGCTGGCCGATGGACGAGGCGGCCGTGCTCACGGTTCCCAAGGCCGGGGGGCTGGCCCGCGGCATCCATGATGTGACGTTCGTGCTGCGCGTGCGGATGTCGTACATTCCCGAAGAACTGCAGCCGTCGATCTGGACGGCGAAGCGAAAGGCGGTGATCGTCCGATGA